The following proteins are encoded in a genomic region of Paenibacillus sp. FSL H3-0469:
- a CDS encoding fibronectin type III domain-containing protein — MKDMLKRWISILCVFLMVTLILFPGGSQVKAAGESNIISFADLHFDGFIKTAEYVPDMGNIAEITLDMPGITLKNIRFDLSTRQMIYDIALDHAAVMTSGSRTLWDNGYQRTRYLDIAVYASNSSNGSSAEYYTHTSVENLDWNFTTSNTFISNASDFVVQHGGELTGGIPTKISIGVYAGDSNHRPYEPSNGWRNSLSEYLPAQNLISNAAPTITIPTPNGQQLGPSSLFIPVIGVSDSNGDALELKYYIDSEAAARESKTITNTATTQNVSFNPLNIAALPEGSHTIRFTANDGKVTTQNSVTIFVDKSPPVIGNINIISSDSQVQISGTAADSISGLDNVPYHYTVGSQSSGWTTQPSFTATGLTSNTAFYTKIEARDKVGNIAVHEQNVYTRAQVPSLSVQQNGETSLMMQLHDQNAASTQYLIQSGTAYVTPSGTLSSSPVWFTPSNKTVVINGLTANTSYSFQVKARNNEGVETGFGGPASGTTLAAAPGGITAEASQQWIKLAWPPSAGALGYEVEAGGAIINNGTSTSYTHNGLLSNTQHTYRVRIINPGGTSSWSQAFTQMTLPEPPVSPVNLLTVPSQKFVSLTWDLVPHATRYEVEADGVVTDNGTLNSFTHKDLEASTDHTYRVRAGNLGGVSEWSAPAIQQTWPNPPETPTEISAVQDIHTVTVKWEEMERASGYEIEVDGLIIDNKQLTSYTHEGLDALSGHTYRIRAVNIGGKSKWSSPLDVTTHPEIPDVPTNIMTTADEGQITASWHNVPHTDSYDIEVDGGTITTVKENLFVHDQLAADSKHTYRIRAANISGTSEWSKPITMTTMPAGMNTDSLTNVVAVVTNKSITLSWDTVAANARYEIEVDGKLLDNAADTIYNHTGLKAEEYHLYKIRVKQGNELGDWVAVLALSTLPNLPDSPSKIDGFAQNNSIELRWEKMDGANGYQLEVDGKTIDVGNNITYQHNELTSGTAHTYRVRAKNTSGVTAWSPSLQKSTTSPDYVLKVKKDKEASLTLLAQNVQDFSELEFVVTYNPDELELTDLYDFTPARDLSNGKIAGSNLTATYTPGKITYSIDQNVVPGTSWSGEIATLTFKSKITGDSNVKVTVD; from the coding sequence ATGAAGGATATGCTGAAAAGATGGATATCTATTTTATGTGTTTTTTTAATGGTTACGTTGATTCTATTTCCAGGGGGATCACAGGTTAAAGCAGCAGGGGAGTCTAATATTATTAGCTTTGCAGATCTCCACTTCGATGGTTTCATAAAAACGGCTGAATATGTTCCGGACATGGGTAATATTGCGGAAATTACGTTGGATATGCCAGGAATTACGCTCAAGAATATTCGCTTTGATCTATCAACAAGACAAATGATCTACGATATCGCCTTGGACCATGCAGCCGTTATGACTTCAGGCTCAAGAACCCTTTGGGACAATGGATATCAACGTACAAGATACTTGGACATAGCTGTTTATGCGAGTAATTCGAGCAATGGTTCAAGTGCAGAGTACTATACACATACAAGTGTAGAAAATTTGGATTGGAATTTCACTACCAGCAACACATTTATATCCAATGCAAGTGATTTTGTTGTGCAGCATGGGGGAGAACTGACTGGTGGAATTCCAACAAAGATCAGTATTGGGGTATATGCAGGGGATAGTAACCATAGGCCATATGAGCCTTCTAATGGCTGGAGAAACTCACTATCTGAATATCTCCCAGCGCAAAATTTAATCTCCAATGCAGCCCCTACAATTACCATACCAACACCCAACGGACAGCAGCTTGGCCCAAGCTCCCTGTTCATTCCTGTAATAGGGGTATCAGATTCGAATGGTGATGCGCTAGAGCTGAAATATTATATAGATTCAGAGGCAGCTGCAAGGGAAAGTAAGACGATAACCAATACAGCTACAACTCAAAATGTATCCTTTAATCCATTGAACATAGCAGCTTTACCGGAAGGCAGCCATACCATCCGCTTTACAGCCAATGACGGAAAAGTCACCACTCAGAATTCTGTAACCATCTTTGTAGATAAATCCCCTCCGGTGATTGGAAATATCAATATTATTTCTTCAGACTCACAGGTTCAGATATCGGGAACAGCCGCAGATTCCATATCAGGATTGGATAACGTTCCATATCATTACACAGTCGGAAGTCAGTCGAGCGGATGGACTACACAGCCAAGCTTTACTGCAACAGGATTAACCTCCAATACCGCATTTTATACCAAGATTGAAGCCAGAGATAAAGTGGGGAATATCGCTGTTCATGAGCAGAATGTCTATACGAGAGCGCAGGTTCCATCACTATCTGTTCAGCAAAATGGTGAAACCTCGCTAATGATGCAGCTTCATGATCAGAATGCAGCTTCAACCCAATATTTGATTCAATCGGGTACTGCATATGTTACTCCTTCCGGCACTCTCAGTTCTTCGCCTGTATGGTTTACCCCGTCTAATAAGACAGTAGTGATTAACGGTTTAACAGCAAATACTTCTTACTCCTTCCAGGTAAAAGCAAGAAATAACGAAGGGGTAGAGACAGGGTTCGGAGGGCCGGCAAGCGGAACTACACTAGCCGCTGCACCGGGCGGAATTACTGCAGAAGCTTCACAGCAATGGATTAAGCTTGCATGGCCTCCATCAGCGGGTGCCTTAGGTTATGAGGTAGAGGCAGGTGGAGCGATTATCAATAATGGAACCTCTACTTCCTATACGCACAATGGATTATTATCCAATACTCAGCACACCTATAGAGTTAGAATTATCAATCCGGGAGGTACGAGTAGCTGGAGTCAGGCTTTTACTCAAATGACACTGCCTGAACCGCCGGTTTCTCCTGTCAATTTATTGACAGTCCCATCGCAGAAATTCGTTTCATTAACCTGGGATTTGGTTCCTCATGCTACGCGGTATGAAGTGGAAGCCGATGGAGTTGTGACGGATAACGGAACCCTTAACTCCTTCACGCACAAAGATCTGGAAGCTTCAACGGATCATACCTATCGTGTAAGAGCAGGTAACTTAGGAGGGGTGAGTGAATGGAGCGCGCCCGCCATACAACAGACTTGGCCTAATCCGCCAGAGACCCCTACGGAAATATCTGCAGTGCAGGATATTCATACGGTAACTGTGAAGTGGGAGGAGATGGAACGGGCCAGCGGCTACGAGATTGAGGTGGACGGGCTAATTATCGACAACAAGCAATTGACCAGCTATACACATGAAGGATTAGATGCACTTAGCGGTCATACCTATAGAATTCGCGCAGTTAATATAGGAGGCAAAAGTAAGTGGAGCTCTCCTCTGGATGTAACCACTCATCCGGAAATACCGGATGTACCCACGAACATCATGACTACAGCGGATGAAGGACAGATTACAGCATCTTGGCACAATGTTCCTCACACGGATAGCTACGATATTGAAGTGGATGGCGGTACTATAACCACTGTGAAGGAGAATCTGTTCGTGCATGACCAGCTCGCTGCAGATTCCAAACATACCTATAGAATCAGAGCCGCTAATATTAGCGGAACAAGCGAATGGTCCAAACCGATAACCATGACTACCATGCCTGCAGGAATGAATACAGATTCCTTAACAAATGTAGTAGCGGTAGTGACGAATAAGTCTATAACTCTGTCCTGGGATACGGTTGCCGCGAATGCAAGATATGAAATAGAAGTAGACGGCAAATTATTGGATAACGCTGCGGACACGATTTATAATCATACCGGACTGAAAGCGGAAGAATACCATCTCTATAAAATTAGAGTGAAGCAAGGAAATGAACTTGGAGACTGGGTGGCAGTATTAGCACTCTCTACACTTCCCAACCTGCCTGACTCCCCTTCCAAAATAGATGGATTTGCCCAAAACAACTCGATTGAATTGCGCTGGGAGAAGATGGACGGGGCGAATGGCTACCAGCTTGAAGTAGATGGAAAGACGATCGATGTCGGTAACAATATAACCTATCAGCATAACGAGCTTACTTCGGGAACCGCTCATACGTACCGGGTAAGAGCAAAAAATACATCAGGAGTGACTGCCTGGAGCCCTTCTCTACAGAAGAGTACTACCAGTCCGGATTACGTGCTTAAAGTTAAGAAGGATAAGGAAGCAAGTCTGACTCTGCTGGCTCAGAATGTGCAGGATTTCAGCGAACTGGAATTTGTAGTGACCTATAATCCGGATGAGCTTGAATTAACCGACTTATATGATTTCACTCCAGCCAGAGATCTCTCTAATGGAAAGATTGCCGGTTCTAATTTAACTGCTACATATACCCCTGGGAAAATCACTTATTCCATCGATCAGAATGTTGTACCCGGAACCTCTTGGTCTGGAGAGATTGCTACGCTCACTTTCAAATCGAAAATAACGGGTGATAGCAACGTAAAAGTTACAGTAGATTGA